The following DNA comes from Candidatus Dependentiae bacterium.
CTAACGCCACCTTATCGCCAGGCAAAATTTTTATATAAAACATACGCATTTTACCAGAAACGTGTCCCAGTACTTCATGTCCACCCTCTATTTCAACACGAAACATAGCATTTGGTAACGTTTCTTTCACTATACCATCAACCTTGATTACGTCTTCTTTTTTCTTTTGTTGTCTTTTATGCCTCA
Coding sequences within:
- the infA gene encoding translation initiation factor IF-1, which encodes MRHKRQQKKKEDVIKVDGIVKETLPNAMFRVEIEGGHEVLGHVSGKMRMFYIKILPGDKVALELSPYDLTRGRIVLRYKN